A stretch of the Polyangiaceae bacterium genome encodes the following:
- a CDS encoding fibronectin type III domain-containing protein, which produces MAFQMNPWAKNTARRLTAFCMCAGALLSASGAAAVGTRTFQLDKGEDFKGGDLKGVAIDSSGKVRAGLSLGASAVTEASAIWAVLPEKDGGFLLGTGNEGKLLRLKAGKVSTVAETKALVITSLVEAWGGTVVMGTMPDGKLMKLDRGKVTDLVSIKGVEHIWSVAFDKKSNSVFAATGPEGKLYRVDQTGTAQVYFDAAEQHLMSVAVAPDGTVYAGASDKAKLYKITGPGRGSVMHDFGRTEVRAISVSAKGEVYAIANEIQSGAYAPPRRSQPTPEAAGPTAKPPKTRGKGVLVSFEADGTPDILLDEKEEHFTSLALGDDGKPYVGTGAEGRVYTVDDAHNSVLVADTEERMIGALALSGKNKFVAASDPAVFHPVRGVGGTDSVWTSKVLDAGIRAKWGRMSWVTTGAIEVSTRSGNTKEPDDTWSAWGKGLGAPGPVDAPTARYLQVRARWNKDAGAVLSELSIPFVTDNLRAVITSVDAGTKSSDKGGESVPQSGGPVDGSASSKVSLSWKVDNPDKDKLRYKVEYRLVGTTTWYDLLKPKEKLTSESYSWETSDLPEGEYRVRVTASDELSNPPGRVRKHTLESGVVLVDNTPPRIEGLAVTGRRVKGRAIDGVGPIKRIEISVAGSDEWYPFEPKDGIFDEQSEDFEADISSFAPQGAALVSVRVYDQASNFVVRSVSLK; this is translated from the coding sequence GTGGCTTTTCAGATGAATCCTTGGGCAAAGAACACCGCTCGCCGACTCACGGCGTTTTGCATGTGCGCCGGCGCGCTGCTGTCGGCGTCAGGCGCCGCTGCCGTGGGAACGCGCACCTTCCAGCTCGACAAGGGCGAGGATTTCAAGGGCGGGGACCTGAAGGGAGTTGCCATCGACTCGAGCGGCAAGGTCCGCGCGGGTCTCTCCCTGGGCGCGAGCGCCGTGACGGAGGCCTCGGCGATCTGGGCGGTGCTGCCCGAGAAAGACGGCGGCTTCCTGCTCGGCACCGGCAACGAGGGCAAGCTGCTCCGCCTCAAGGCCGGCAAGGTCAGCACCGTGGCCGAGACCAAGGCCTTGGTCATCACCTCGCTGGTGGAGGCCTGGGGCGGCACGGTGGTCATGGGCACGATGCCCGACGGCAAGCTGATGAAGCTCGACCGCGGCAAGGTCACCGACCTGGTCAGCATCAAGGGCGTGGAGCACATCTGGAGCGTGGCCTTCGACAAGAAGTCGAACAGCGTCTTCGCCGCCACCGGCCCCGAGGGCAAGCTCTACCGCGTCGATCAGACCGGCACGGCGCAGGTCTACTTCGACGCGGCCGAGCAGCACTTGATGAGCGTTGCGGTGGCCCCGGACGGCACGGTCTACGCCGGCGCCAGCGACAAGGCGAAGCTCTACAAGATCACCGGGCCCGGCCGCGGCAGCGTCATGCACGACTTCGGACGCACGGAGGTCAGGGCGATCAGCGTGAGCGCGAAGGGCGAGGTCTACGCCATCGCGAACGAGATCCAGTCGGGCGCTTACGCGCCTCCGCGGCGCTCACAGCCGACCCCCGAGGCGGCCGGGCCCACCGCCAAGCCGCCGAAGACTCGCGGCAAGGGCGTGCTGGTGAGCTTCGAGGCCGACGGCACCCCGGACATCCTGCTCGACGAGAAGGAAGAGCACTTCACCAGCCTGGCGCTGGGCGACGACGGCAAGCCCTACGTCGGCACGGGCGCCGAGGGGCGCGTCTACACCGTGGACGACGCCCACAACTCGGTGCTGGTCGCCGACACCGAGGAGCGGATGATCGGCGCGCTGGCGCTCTCCGGTAAGAACAAGTTCGTGGCTGCGAGCGATCCGGCCGTGTTTCACCCGGTGCGCGGCGTCGGCGGCACCGACAGCGTCTGGACCAGCAAGGTGCTCGACGCCGGGATCCGCGCCAAGTGGGGCAGGATGAGCTGGGTCACCACCGGGGCGATCGAGGTCTCCACCCGCAGCGGGAACACCAAGGAGCCGGACGACACCTGGAGCGCCTGGGGCAAGGGCCTCGGAGCGCCCGGGCCGGTGGACGCGCCCACCGCGCGCTACCTCCAGGTGCGCGCCCGCTGGAACAAGGACGCCGGTGCGGTGCTGTCGGAGCTGAGCATCCCGTTCGTCACCGACAACCTGCGTGCCGTCATCACCAGCGTGGACGCCGGCACCAAGTCGTCGGACAAAGGCGGCGAGAGCGTGCCGCAGTCCGGCGGTCCGGTGGACGGCAGCGCCAGCAGCAAGGTTTCGCTGTCCTGGAAGGTGGACAACCCGGACAAGGACAAGCTGCGCTACAAGGTCGAGTACCGGCTCGTCGGGACCACGACCTGGTACGACCTGCTCAAACCCAAGGAGAAGCTCACCAGCGAGAGCTACTCGTGGGAAACGTCGGATCTGCCGGAAGGCGAGTATCGCGTGCGGGTCACCGCCAGCGACGAGCTGTCGAACCCGCCCGGGCGCGTGCGCAAGCACACGCTGGAGAGCGGCGTCGTCTTGGTGGACAACACTCCGCCGCGCATCGAAGGTCTGGCCGTCACCGGACGGCGGGTCAAGGGTCGCGCCATCGACGGCGTCGGTCCCATCAAGCGCATCGAGATCAGCGTGGCCGGGTCCGACGAGTGGTACCCCTTCGAGCCGAAGGACGGCATCTTCGACGAGCAGAGCGAGGACTTCGAGGCGGACATCTCGAGCTTCGCGCCGCAGGGGGCAGCGTTGGTCAGCGTCCGCGTCTACGATCAGGCCAGCAACTTCGTCGTCCGCAGCGTCTCGCTCAAGTAG
- a CDS encoding PilZ domain-containing protein, producing MEALVAEFVAFVRSRAMPEPFVAAYQQIARQFLAAFPGVPPEHFGVEEVDAFLRRAEQTGASEQQLKNARTATEALVWYMKNRARPSLQPPPAAGPPTRTEERVSFIRDVQVADLGACRSSDLSSRGIFIETLATLNVGDELELSFRLEHEDPPVTLSARVVYAHPMGAGLAFRQVEPQVQSRIDRYLAMARGGD from the coding sequence ATGGAAGCGCTGGTCGCGGAGTTCGTCGCCTTCGTCCGCTCGCGCGCCATGCCGGAGCCCTTCGTGGCGGCCTACCAGCAGATCGCACGGCAGTTCTTGGCCGCCTTCCCAGGGGTTCCGCCCGAGCACTTCGGCGTCGAAGAGGTGGACGCTTTCTTGCGCCGCGCCGAGCAGACCGGCGCCAGCGAGCAGCAGCTCAAGAACGCCCGCACCGCCACCGAGGCCCTGGTCTGGTACATGAAGAACCGAGCGCGGCCGTCGCTCCAGCCGCCGCCGGCGGCTGGCCCGCCGACGCGAACCGAGGAGCGCGTGTCGTTCATCCGCGACGTCCAGGTCGCGGACCTGGGCGCCTGCCGCAGCTCCGATCTGAGCTCCCGCGGCATCTTCATCGAGACGCTGGCGACCCTGAACGTCGGCGACGAGCTCGAGCTGTCGTTTCGCCTGGAGCACGAGGACCCTCCGGTCACGCTCTCGGCCCGCGTCGTGTACGCGCACCCGATGGGCGCGGGGCTGGCGTTTCGGCAGGTCGAGCCGCAGGTCCAGAGCCGCATCGACCGCTACCTGGCCATGGCGCGGGGCGGCGACTGA